The Akkermansia sp. RCC_12PD genome contains the following window.
GTGCGCATCGTGGAAGCCGCGCCCAAAGAAGAACTGGAAAGCATCGCCTCCCGGCTGAATGCCCGCTTTGAATCCCTGAAAAACGAATTCGCCGCCCTCCCCACGGTGGAAGCCACTCCGGCCTCCATTGAGGAAGGCAAGGCCGCATGGAACAACATCACGCCCCAGTTCGACAAACTCCGGGAACGTTACCTCAACCAGATCCTTCCGGAAGCGTTTGCCGCCGTCAAGCACGGCGCCCGCCTGCTCTGCGGAGAAGAACGGGAAATCTGCGGACAAAGACAGCTCTGGGACATGATCCACTTTGACGTCCAGCTGCTCGGCGGCATCGCCCTGCACCGCGGCTACATCGCGGAAATGGCCACGGGCGAAGGCAAAACCCTCGTCGCCACCCTTCCCGTCTATCTCAACGCCCTCACCGGCATGGGGGTACACGTGGTAACGGTGAACGACTACCTGGCGCGCCGCGACTCCGAATGGATGGGCATGCTCTTCCAGTTCCTGGGGCTGACGGTCGGCTGCATCCAGAGCATGATGCCTTCCCAGCTGCGCCGCGAACAATATGCCTGCGACATCACCTACGGCACCAATGCCGAATTCGGCTTTGACTACCTGCGCGACAACGGCATGGCCACGTCCAAATCAGAGCAGGTTCAGAGAGGCCACTACTTCGCCATCGTGGACGAAGTGGACTCCATTCTTATTGACGAAGCCCGTACGCCGCTCATTATCTCCGGCCCCGCCGTCGTTACCCGTGAACAGCAGTACGACAACCTGCGCCCCTCCATCGAACGCGTGGTGAAGGCCCAGACCGACCTCTGCAACGAACTGATGACCCAGGCCCTGAAAGCCCAGGAAGAAGGCAGGACGGAAGAAGTGGGACGCAACCTGTTCAAGGTGAAAATGGGCCAGCCCCGCCACCGCGCTTTCATGCGCGCCATGCAGGACCCGGAACTGCGCCGCATCGTGGAAAAATACGAACTGACCCTTTACCAGGACACCCGCAAGAAGGAACTCTACAAGCTGAAGGAGGAAATGTACTTCACCGTGGATGAAAAAACCCATGACGCGGACCTGATGGAAAAAGGCCGTGAAATCATCTCCCCCGGACACCCGGAAGACTTCGTTCTCCCGGACCTCGGCACCGCCTTTGCGGAAATGGATGAAAATCCCCGCCTGACGGAAAAAGACAAGCTCCGTCTTAAAAACGAACTCACCAAAAAGCTGGATGAAACGGGCGCCCGCCTGCACACCACCTCCCAGCTTCTCAAGGCCTACTGCATTTACGAAAAAGACGTGGAATACGTCGTCAAGGACGACAAGGTCATCATCATCGACCAGAACACGGGCCGTGAAATGCCGGGACGCCGCTGGAGCGACGGCCTGCACCAGGCCGTGGAAGCCAAGGAAGGCGTGGAAGTGGAACGCGAAAACCAGACCTATGCCACCATCACCATCCAGAACTACTTCCGCCTGTACAAAAAACTGGCGGGCATGACCGGCACGGCGGAAACGGAAGCCGCGGAATTCCACGACATCTACAAGCTGGACGTGCTTCCCATCCCGACCAACCGCCCCTGCATCCGGAAGGACCAGAACGACCTCATCTTCAAATCCCGCCGCGAGAAATTCAACGCCGTCATCAACAAAATCCAGGAACTCCACGGCAAGGGCCAGCCCATCCTGATCGGCACGGCCAGCGTGGACGCCTCCGAAACCCTCTCCCGCATGCTCAAGAGGGCTAAAATCCCCCATGAAGTGCTGAACGCCAAAAACCACCAGCGTGAAGCCGAAATCGTGTCTCTGGCCGGCAAGCGCGGAGCCGTTACGGTCTCCACGAACATGGCCGGACGCGGTACGGACATCAAGCTGGGAGAAGGCGTGGCGGACCTGGGCGGCCTCTTCGTACTGGGTACGGAACGCCACGAATCCCGCCGCATCGACCGCCAGCTGCGCGGCCGCTGCTCCCGTCAGGGCGACCCCGGCGCTTCCCAGTTCTTCATCTCCTTTGAAGACGACCTGATGCGCAACTTCGGCGCGGCGGAACGCATGACCAAGATGATGGAACGCCTCGGTGTGGCCGACGGCGAAGCCCTGGAACACAGCTTCCTGAACAAATCCGTGGAATCCGCCCAGAAGCGGGTGGAACAGCGCAACTACATGTGGCGCAAGCACGTGCTGGACTATGACGACGTGATGAACAAGCAGCGCGAAATCGTGTACGGTTACCGCAATGAAGTACTCTCCACGGAAAACCCGCGTGAAATGATCTACGACGTGCTGGAGGAAGTAATCGCCACCCGCGCCCACGAATTCCTTGACCCGGACGCAGAAGGCATTACCCATCCCGACGAGCTGCTTGCCTGGATGAACTCCTCCTTCCCGCTGGGCCTCACGGCGGATGCCGCCAAGCTGGAAGACCGCCCGCTGGACGAAACCATCGCCTTCCTGATCGACAAGGTAAAGGCCACGTATGAAGACAAGGCCTCCCGCGAACGTCCGGAATACCTGGACCACATGGAACGCCAGATCATCCTGGGGGCCATTGACAAGCTGTGGCAGGAGCATTTGTACAACATGGACTCCCTCCGGGAAGGCGTCCGCCTCCGCGCCCAGGGCCAGAAAGACCCGCTCGTGGAATACAAGTCGGAAGCCTACGACCTCTTCGTCACCCTGATGGACAGCATCAAGAGCGAAGCCATCGGCAACCTCTTCAAGAGTACCACCAACCTGGACGCCTTTGAAGACTTCCTGGCCAGCCTGCCCCAGTTCGAGACCTCCGACGACGGGCAGGAAAACGGAGCCAGCCTCCCGGAAATCGGATTCGACGGCATGCCGACGGACCTACTCTCCGCCCTGCGCGAACAGGTATCCAGGGCCCGCGAACAGCAGGCAGCGCAGCAGCCGGAACAGGAATCCTCCTCCGCCCCGGCCGCCATCTCCGATGCCACCACCATCGGTGAAGGCTATCAGCCTGCGGCTCCGGAACCCAAACTGGTGATGCCCAAACGCAAGGTCAGCGTCGTCCTCCGCAAGGAAGAAACCGCATCCGTACCGGCTTCCGCTCCCGTCTCCGATGATGAGGAAATCGCCGTCACGCTGGACTCCCAGGACTTCGCAGAAACCATGGACAACCGGGACTCCGCGGAAACCCGCACATTCTAAACACCATCCTGTCTTCGGGCGGAGGAAACGGGCTTGACGGCCTTTTCCTCCGCCTTCAAACTTTCGGTGCACTCCTTGACCACGCTTCCTCCCAATAAATCAACCAACGTCCGTTCCGTACTGGAGTATGTTCCCTACTTCAGGGGCAAAATCTTTGCCGTACATGTGGAACAACCCCTGGTGAACTCGGAGGAACTGGTGGATGCCCTGCTGGACCTGGATGCATTGCAGGAAATAGGGGTGAAGCCCGTCCTGATTGCAGAAGGGCCGGACGCTTACGCCCTGTACGAACATACCCGCGTCTGTGAAATGCGCTCCGCCCTGGTGGAAGCCCCGCTGAAAGGCGGCCAGCTTGTCCGCGAACGCGTCCGGGAAATCCTGGGACGCCATCAGATACCCGTCGTAGCCTCCGGGCGCACGGGCTCGTTTGATACGGACTCCATTCATCTGGCGTACACGCTGGGAGCCTCCAAATACATTGCCCTGCTCAACGACCACAAGGTTCCTTCCCGGGACGGCCACCCCATCGCCGCCATTCTGGAATCGGAGGTTGCCGGACTGTCCGGAAATCTGGCACACAGGGAATTGCTGGACCAGGCCGCGGAAGCCTGCCGTGCCGGCATTCCGCGCGTGCACCTGCTGGACGGCAAAATGCGCGGGGTACTGGTGGAGGAACTCTTCTCGGAAGAAGGCGTGGGCACGATGGTCCACACGGACTCCTACCGGGAAATACGTCCCCTGAAAGAAGAGGACATCCCGGAACTCCTGTCCATGATCGCCCGTTCCGTCGTGGACTCCAAACTGGTGGACCGCAACTATGAGGATATAGCCGCGAAAATCGACGACTACTACGTCCTGACGCTGGATGACAGCATCGTGGGCTGCGTGGCCGTGTACCCTTATCCGGAACACCGCAGCGCGGAACTCGGCTGCCTGTACATCAAGCACCGCCATGAAGGCCGTGGATACGGCCGCACGCTCTGTGAATTTGCCAGGAAAAAGGCGGAGGAAATGGGCGTGGACTTCATCTTCGCCCTGTCTCAAAGCGCCGTCCACTACTTCCGGGACCGCATGCACTATGCGGAATTCTCCCGCGACTGCCTTCCCCCGGAACGTCTCCGCGCTCTGGAACTCAGCGGCCGCAAATCCGGAGTCTTCGGATTGAGGCTGAAATAAATCTGCCAGGACTTCCATTCCTCTTACCGGCTCTTTCTGCCACTCTCTACCATTCCGGCAGTTACCTGCTAAAACACCCCGGAACCAAGCAGTTCCGGGGTGTTTGCAAAACTGGTAGCAGGGAGGTGATTTGAACACCCGACCAAAGGCTTATGAGTCCTCTGCTCTACCACTGAGCTACCCTGCCATGTAGTGGTTGGTGCCGTAAGGCGGAGAGATATTTAGCCCGAAACGGAAAGAATGTCCAGAAGTTTTTATGGGACCGGCATATTTTATGACGCCGGAGCCCTTCCTCACGCACAGAAACTTTTGATGCTGAACAGGATCGTTCCCCCGCAGTCCATCGGCCCGCCGGGACAGGAAGGCCGCCATGCTGTCCGGCGCCTTCCCGGCTTGGATCATCCTTCTTCCCTGTCGGAGCCGTCAAACCGGTGGAACAGAAAATAAAGTCCCATGAAAATTTTCGGGTCCACCACCTTTCCCTGTCCTGTCTGGTCCATCAGCCAGTCGTGCACCAAAGAAAGAGGAATCCGGTGTACGGTAATATCCTCATTGTCCACCCCTCCTCCTTCCGCTACCTGCCGAAGTCCGTCCGCCAGATAAAAGGATACCATTTCCGTCGTCAGTCCGGGGGAGGAAGGCCCGGTAAATAGATAGGTCCAGAAGGAAGCGCTGTATCCGGTTTCCTCTTCCAACTCCCTGCGCGCGGATTCCAGGGAGCTTTCCTCTCCGCCGTCCCCGGAAAGCCCGGCAGGCAGCCCGATGGTACGTGCATGCAGGGGAAAACGGTACTCCTCCACCAGCAGCAA
Protein-coding sequences here:
- the secA gene encoding preprotein translocase subunit SecA — encoded protein: MIKWILTKIVGTKNQREVRRLRPIVEQIVSIEESWNGKGQDFLLEKTREWQSYLHRFLPMDLPPVRIVEAAPKEELESIASRLNARFESLKNEFAALPTVEATPASIEEGKAAWNNITPQFDKLRERYLNQILPEAFAAVKHGARLLCGEEREICGQRQLWDMIHFDVQLLGGIALHRGYIAEMATGEGKTLVATLPVYLNALTGMGVHVVTVNDYLARRDSEWMGMLFQFLGLTVGCIQSMMPSQLRREQYACDITYGTNAEFGFDYLRDNGMATSKSEQVQRGHYFAIVDEVDSILIDEARTPLIISGPAVVTREQQYDNLRPSIERVVKAQTDLCNELMTQALKAQEEGRTEEVGRNLFKVKMGQPRHRAFMRAMQDPELRRIVEKYELTLYQDTRKKELYKLKEEMYFTVDEKTHDADLMEKGREIISPGHPEDFVLPDLGTAFAEMDENPRLTEKDKLRLKNELTKKLDETGARLHTTSQLLKAYCIYEKDVEYVVKDDKVIIIDQNTGREMPGRRWSDGLHQAVEAKEGVEVERENQTYATITIQNYFRLYKKLAGMTGTAETEAAEFHDIYKLDVLPIPTNRPCIRKDQNDLIFKSRREKFNAVINKIQELHGKGQPILIGTASVDASETLSRMLKRAKIPHEVLNAKNHQREAEIVSLAGKRGAVTVSTNMAGRGTDIKLGEGVADLGGLFVLGTERHESRRIDRQLRGRCSRQGDPGASQFFISFEDDLMRNFGAAERMTKMMERLGVADGEALEHSFLNKSVESAQKRVEQRNYMWRKHVLDYDDVMNKQREIVYGYRNEVLSTENPREMIYDVLEEVIATRAHEFLDPDAEGITHPDELLAWMNSSFPLGLTADAAKLEDRPLDETIAFLIDKVKATYEDKASRERPEYLDHMERQIILGAIDKLWQEHLYNMDSLREGVRLRAQGQKDPLVEYKSEAYDLFVTLMDSIKSEAIGNLFKSTTNLDAFEDFLASLPQFETSDDGQENGASLPEIGFDGMPTDLLSALREQVSRAREQQAAQQPEQESSSAPAAISDATTIGEGYQPAAPEPKLVMPKRKVSVVLRKEETASVPASAPVSDDEEIAVTLDSQDFAETMDNRDSAETRTF
- a CDS encoding GNAT family N-acetyltransferase — protein: MTTLPPNKSTNVRSVLEYVPYFRGKIFAVHVEQPLVNSEELVDALLDLDALQEIGVKPVLIAEGPDAYALYEHTRVCEMRSALVEAPLKGGQLVRERVREILGRHQIPVVASGRTGSFDTDSIHLAYTLGASKYIALLNDHKVPSRDGHPIAAILESEVAGLSGNLAHRELLDQAAEACRAGIPRVHLLDGKMRGVLVEELFSEEGVGTMVHTDSYREIRPLKEEDIPELLSMIARSVVDSKLVDRNYEDIAAKIDDYYVLTLDDSIVGCVAVYPYPEHRSAELGCLYIKHRHEGRGYGRTLCEFARKKAEEMGVDFIFALSQSAVHYFRDRMHYAEFSRDCLPPERLRALELSGRKSGVFGLRLK
- a CDS encoding NUDIX hydrolase, giving the protein MMKHADNPEERPQTLFRGKFLELVKEGRWEYVRRVNANGAVMVIAVTEEGELLLVEEYRFPLHARTIGLPAGLSGDGGEESSLESARRELEEETGYSASFWTYLFTGPSSPGLTTEMVSFYLADGLRQVAEGGGVDNEDITVHRIPLSLVHDWLMDQTGQGKVVDPKIFMGLYFLFHRFDGSDREEG